The proteins below come from a single Miscanthus floridulus cultivar M001 chromosome 1, ASM1932011v1, whole genome shotgun sequence genomic window:
- the LOC136508868 gene encoding DNA polymerase delta small subunit-like isoform X1 — MPVPKPMERKQAAYSNLDERYAIQGEKYQGQQYSHIYFTRLHHMRNLLHALVPSLKPLLPVTTVLGLEEGKDCIVVGTLYKHMKLKPSILDEYAKERSAIPLVKPHNFMHPDDHLILEDESGRVTLAGAIPTAAFVTGVVVALHGKETSAGNFLVEDVLEAGLPPQTALSSAAEDKYVVFVSGLSVGSDTFNPLQFQLLIDHVTGHLGDENEQSIASNIVRVVVAGNSVHISPRFVNGQTVASKDQSRIAEPIKELDIMLTQLVASLPVDMMPGCHDPANFSLPQQPLHRCLFSGASTYNTFSSCSNPHQFELDSVQFLGTSGQNIDDLYKYSDAKDKLEFMERTLRWRHLAPTAPNSLGCYPYTDKDPFLVESCPHVYFVGNQDKYETRLLEGPEKQKVRLISIPRFSESGAAVMLNLRNLECSTLSFSTSFDA; from the exons atgccAGTGCCGAAGCCGATGGAGAGGAAGCAAGCCGCCTACAGCAACCTC GATGAGAGGTACGCGATCCAGGGGGAGAAGTACCAGGGGCAGCAGTACAGCCACATCTACTTCACGCGCCTCCACCACATGCGGAATCTCCTCCACGCCCTCGTCCCCTCCTTGAAGCCGCTACTCCCAG TCACTACAGTGTTAGGACTCGAAGAAGGAAAGGATTGCATAGTTGTTGGAACTTTATATAAGCACATGAAGTTGAAGCCTTCCATTCTTGATGAATATGCCAAAGAG AGGTCTGCAATTCCTCTTGTCAAACCGCATAATTTCATGCATCCTGATGATCATCTCATTCTGGAAGATGAAAGTGGAAGGGTTACACTTGCAGGAGCCATACCTACAGCAGCTTTTGTGACTG GGGTTGTAGTGGCTCTCCATGGGAAGGAAACAAGTGCTGGCAACTTTCTTGTTGAAGATGTTCTTGAGGCTGGTCTTCCTCCCCAAACTGCATTGTCTAGCGCAG CAGAAGACAAGTATGTGGTATTCGTATCTGGGCTAAGTGTAGGAAGTGACACATTCAATCCTCTACAATTCCAACTTCTTATTGACCATGTCACAGGGCATCTGGGTGATGAGAAT GAGCAATCCATAGCATCAAATATAGTACGTGTTGTGGTTGCTGGGAATTCAGTGCATATTTCACCAAGGTTTGTCAACGGTCAG ACGGTAGCATCAAAAGATCAATCCAGGATAGCAGAGCCtatcaaggaattggatataatGCTTACCCAG CTTGTGGCATCGTTGCCTGTAGATATGATGCCGGGGTGTCATGATCCGGCAAATTTTTCTTTGCCTCAGCAG CCTCTGCACAGATGCCTTTTCTCTGGGGCATCCACCTACAACACTTTTTCGTCATGTTCAAATCCCCATCAATTCGAGCTTGACAGTGTCCA GTTTCTTGGAACATCTGGACAGAACATAGATGACCTGTACAAGTACTCTGATGCTAAAGACAAGCTGGAATTCATGGAAAGAACACTGAGATGGCGCCATCTTGCTCCTACTGCTCCAAATAGCCTAG GCTGTTATCCATACACAGACAAGGATCCTTTCCTTGTTGAAAGTTGCCCGCACGTCTACTTTGTTGGGAATCAAGATAAATATGAAACTCGACTGTTGGAAG GGCCAGAAAAACAGAAAGTGAGGCTAATCTCCATCCCAAGGTTCTCTGAGAGTGGAGCTGCTGTAATG CTCAATCTGAGGAACTTGGAATGCAGCACGTTGAGTTTCTCTACAAGCTTTGATGCCTGA
- the LOC136508868 gene encoding DNA polymerase delta small subunit-like isoform X2 — protein MPVPKPMERKQAAYSNLDERYAIQGEKYQGQQYSHIYFTRLHHMRNLLHALVPSLKPLLPVTTVLGLEEGKDCIVVGTLYKHMKLKPSILDEYAKERSAIPLVKPHNFMHPDDHLILEDESGRVTLAGAIPTAAFVTGVVVALHGKETSAGNFLVEDVLEAGLPPQTALSSAEDKYVVFVSGLSVGSDTFNPLQFQLLIDHVTGHLGDENEQSIASNIVRVVVAGNSVHISPRFVNGQTVASKDQSRIAEPIKELDIMLTQLVASLPVDMMPGCHDPANFSLPQQPLHRCLFSGASTYNTFSSCSNPHQFELDSVQFLGTSGQNIDDLYKYSDAKDKLEFMERTLRWRHLAPTAPNSLGCYPYTDKDPFLVESCPHVYFVGNQDKYETRLLEGPEKQKVRLISIPRFSESGAAVMLNLRNLECSTLSFSTSFDA, from the exons atgccAGTGCCGAAGCCGATGGAGAGGAAGCAAGCCGCCTACAGCAACCTC GATGAGAGGTACGCGATCCAGGGGGAGAAGTACCAGGGGCAGCAGTACAGCCACATCTACTTCACGCGCCTCCACCACATGCGGAATCTCCTCCACGCCCTCGTCCCCTCCTTGAAGCCGCTACTCCCAG TCACTACAGTGTTAGGACTCGAAGAAGGAAAGGATTGCATAGTTGTTGGAACTTTATATAAGCACATGAAGTTGAAGCCTTCCATTCTTGATGAATATGCCAAAGAG AGGTCTGCAATTCCTCTTGTCAAACCGCATAATTTCATGCATCCTGATGATCATCTCATTCTGGAAGATGAAAGTGGAAGGGTTACACTTGCAGGAGCCATACCTACAGCAGCTTTTGTGACTG GGGTTGTAGTGGCTCTCCATGGGAAGGAAACAAGTGCTGGCAACTTTCTTGTTGAAGATGTTCTTGAGGCTGGTCTTCCTCCCCAAACTGCATTGTCTAGCGCAG AAGACAAGTATGTGGTATTCGTATCTGGGCTAAGTGTAGGAAGTGACACATTCAATCCTCTACAATTCCAACTTCTTATTGACCATGTCACAGGGCATCTGGGTGATGAGAAT GAGCAATCCATAGCATCAAATATAGTACGTGTTGTGGTTGCTGGGAATTCAGTGCATATTTCACCAAGGTTTGTCAACGGTCAG ACGGTAGCATCAAAAGATCAATCCAGGATAGCAGAGCCtatcaaggaattggatataatGCTTACCCAG CTTGTGGCATCGTTGCCTGTAGATATGATGCCGGGGTGTCATGATCCGGCAAATTTTTCTTTGCCTCAGCAG CCTCTGCACAGATGCCTTTTCTCTGGGGCATCCACCTACAACACTTTTTCGTCATGTTCAAATCCCCATCAATTCGAGCTTGACAGTGTCCA GTTTCTTGGAACATCTGGACAGAACATAGATGACCTGTACAAGTACTCTGATGCTAAAGACAAGCTGGAATTCATGGAAAGAACACTGAGATGGCGCCATCTTGCTCCTACTGCTCCAAATAGCCTAG GCTGTTATCCATACACAGACAAGGATCCTTTCCTTGTTGAAAGTTGCCCGCACGTCTACTTTGTTGGGAATCAAGATAAATATGAAACTCGACTGTTGGAAG GGCCAGAAAAACAGAAAGTGAGGCTAATCTCCATCCCAAGGTTCTCTGAGAGTGGAGCTGCTGTAATG CTCAATCTGAGGAACTTGGAATGCAGCACGTTGAGTTTCTCTACAAGCTTTGATGCCTGA